Proteins encoded by one window of Superficieibacter sp. HKU1:
- a CDS encoding AraC family transcriptional regulator, whose protein sequence is MAENLNAERLELIALNDTIASFSRLFANTVRYHHWHQCLEVLYVEEGYGVVIVNHRQYTMRPGRMFFFPPFTIHKVMVDAKAQDSYRRTIIHVDHHAVAKTLRDFPQNQSWLLALTRRGGTAFVADLSEMHPHLDALFSRYAQIPVLTTENIACLLIMLFSMLPADREKMPESHRGIASEVMFWLEENYPCKFSLTQLAQDLQKSRSYVSRRFHLETGENIHDYLNTIRLRKACELLLHSTLSISDIASQVGFSDVTWFITSFKKGIGETPLQYRKNHR, encoded by the coding sequence ATGGCTGAGAACCTGAATGCAGAACGTCTGGAACTGATTGCGCTAAACGATACTATCGCCTCGTTTAGTCGGCTTTTCGCTAATACAGTTCGCTACCATCACTGGCATCAGTGTCTGGAGGTCCTGTACGTGGAGGAAGGCTATGGAGTGGTGATCGTCAATCATCGTCAGTACACCATGCGTCCGGGCAGGATGTTTTTCTTTCCGCCGTTCACGATTCACAAAGTGATGGTGGATGCAAAAGCACAGGATAGCTATCGCCGCACGATCATTCATGTCGATCACCATGCGGTCGCCAAAACACTGCGCGATTTTCCGCAGAACCAAAGCTGGCTGCTGGCGCTTACCCGGCGAGGCGGCACTGCGTTCGTTGCCGATCTCAGCGAGATGCATCCGCACCTTGATGCCCTTTTCAGTCGCTATGCACAGATCCCCGTCCTCACCACAGAAAATATTGCCTGCCTGTTGATTATGTTGTTCAGCATGCTGCCCGCGGATCGGGAGAAAATGCCGGAAAGCCATCGCGGGATCGCCAGCGAAGTGATGTTCTGGCTGGAGGAAAACTACCCTTGCAAGTTCAGTTTGACGCAGCTGGCCCAGGATCTGCAAAAATCACGCAGCTATGTTTCCCGCCGTTTTCATCTGGAAACGGGAGAGAATATTCATGATTATCTGAATACCATCCGCCTGCGCAAAGCCTGTGAGCTTCTGTTACACAGCACGTTAAGCATCAGCGATATCGCCAGCCAGGTCGGATTTTCTGACGTAACCTGGTTTATTACCTCGTTCAAAAAGGGCATTGGCGAGACGCCGTTGCAGTACCGTAAAAATCACCGGTAA
- a CDS encoding molecular chaperone TorD family protein, with amino-acid sequence MNAEFPDTLFYRGTPMSSSWELTGLLLRDFFYAKDAAALSQCVTAMSPFFSQEQQITLPAEDWRETEYDFNRLFIGPQSVQAAPYSSVYLDAETVLMGKSTQQVKELYQALGVINANENQIPDDHISYEIEVCLLLAKNSTTPAHHEALCWFVSEHMALWLPLFVEKIINNAATPSIKAAAMLLTNWFGELKSRVLL; translated from the coding sequence ATGAATGCAGAGTTTCCTGACACGTTGTTTTACCGTGGCACGCCGATGTCATCATCATGGGAACTGACTGGCCTATTATTACGCGATTTCTTTTATGCTAAAGATGCTGCCGCGTTAAGTCAGTGTGTAACGGCCATGAGCCCATTTTTCTCACAGGAACAACAGATTACGCTTCCCGCGGAAGACTGGCGAGAAACAGAGTACGACTTCAATCGCCTGTTTATCGGCCCGCAGTCTGTGCAGGCTGCCCCGTACTCATCCGTCTATCTGGATGCCGAAACCGTATTAATGGGAAAAAGTACACAGCAGGTTAAAGAACTTTATCAGGCGCTCGGGGTTATTAATGCAAATGAGAATCAAATACCTGACGACCATATTTCTTACGAAATAGAAGTCTGCCTGCTGCTGGCAAAAAATAGCACAACCCCAGCCCACCACGAGGCGCTCTGCTGGTTTGTTTCGGAGCATATGGCCTTATGGCTACCGCTGTTTGTCGAAAAAATAATAAACAATGCAGCAACACCGTCTATTAAGGCTGCTGCAATGCTGCTGACTAATTGGTTTGGTGAATTAAAATCGAGAGTATTACTATGA
- a CDS encoding molybdopterin-dependent oxidoreductase, with the protein MNNDSGRLNRRSFLKGLATLSAASALPGGLLTSRCALAQPPIPFNPDTYKIYRNACPLNCYDTCSLKTWVKDGVITYVEGAKESTYTHGMPCVKGLTYPRRVYSPDRIKYPMIQDVRGSGNWRRISWEEAMNRIARKILEIKKKDGSLLGLAMTKYSGKFGVLNYAVEGMMSSLGYTTRFAGTPCWPAGIDAQNYDMGDMWCNDPEDMVKAKYIIIWGGNPAWCSMHSMKYIYQAREKGAKIVVIDPLLSQTAAKADLYLRVRPGSDGALALGMARHLVDKGLVDKDFVTNYSHGYPEFEQYLLNHITVEWASEICGLDADVIRTLAEEFTAVNPATVWIGYGMQRHVNGGANVRAIDAFVAMTGNIGVEGGGARYGHLHTWGFNYNAMMQKPPVGSVGFVGATGATSEFGGGAEGGTAQYSDRSLNINQTAQSILDANDPPIRMLWVACKNPFSQDFDRSKMEEAFAKLEMVVCAEQFFNETVQHADIVLPVTTAFEEWNVDASYWHYWLSINQPAIKPMYEAKCDLEIATLLSRSINALEPGSCTFPQEFDHKRWLDQEFNDGMAKMFGISSWDDLLDGPKKAIMPSTAAWYDRKFKTPSGKYEFKSELCEKNGHTALPEYKPEAQSSLPFHLFTPHVQFGLHSQFINLDWMQVFYPEPFVYMHPASAKKKAIAEGDLVKVFNDTGDVELRVKVTTNVPEDFLVMYESWFPKRKYNVQNVVADTPADMGLMKTGAPGAAIHSQFADIVLIRKGESAA; encoded by the coding sequence ATGAATAATGATTCCGGGCGTCTGAATCGACGTTCCTTTTTAAAAGGACTCGCCACGTTAAGTGCCGCTTCCGCCTTACCCGGCGGATTATTAACTTCACGTTGTGCTTTAGCGCAACCCCCTATCCCCTTTAATCCTGACACCTACAAAATCTACCGTAACGCCTGCCCGCTTAACTGTTACGACACCTGTAGCCTGAAAACCTGGGTCAAAGACGGCGTTATCACTTACGTAGAAGGCGCAAAAGAGTCTACCTACACCCACGGGATGCCATGCGTGAAGGGGCTGACCTACCCGCGTCGCGTATACAGCCCCGATCGCATTAAATATCCGATGATTCAGGACGTGCGCGGCAGCGGTAACTGGCGGCGTATTTCGTGGGAAGAAGCGATGAATCGCATCGCCCGTAAGATACTTGAAATTAAAAAGAAAGACGGTTCCCTGCTCGGCCTGGCCATGACCAAATACTCCGGCAAATTTGGCGTGCTGAACTATGCCGTAGAAGGGATGATGTCTTCTCTCGGCTACACCACCCGATTTGCCGGAACGCCGTGCTGGCCTGCGGGTATCGACGCACAGAACTACGACATGGGCGACATGTGGTGTAACGATCCGGAAGATATGGTGAAAGCAAAGTACATCATCATATGGGGCGGTAACCCGGCCTGGTGTTCTATGCACTCCATGAAGTACATCTACCAGGCGCGCGAGAAAGGCGCGAAAATCGTGGTTATCGATCCGCTGCTCTCGCAGACCGCCGCGAAGGCCGATCTTTATCTGCGCGTCCGCCCGGGGTCTGACGGCGCGCTGGCGCTGGGGATGGCACGACACCTGGTTGATAAGGGTCTGGTCGACAAAGACTTCGTGACGAATTATTCCCACGGCTATCCTGAATTCGAACAGTACCTGCTTAATCACATTACCGTTGAGTGGGCGTCAGAGATCTGCGGTCTGGATGCCGATGTCATTCGTACACTGGCGGAAGAGTTCACCGCCGTAAATCCGGCTACCGTCTGGATTGGTTACGGTATGCAGCGTCACGTTAACGGCGGCGCTAACGTCCGCGCTATTGATGCCTTTGTCGCCATGACGGGCAATATTGGCGTTGAAGGTGGCGGTGCCCGCTACGGTCATCTGCATACCTGGGGCTTTAACTATAACGCCATGATGCAGAAGCCGCCGGTGGGTTCAGTCGGTTTTGTCGGTGCCACAGGCGCAACCAGTGAGTTTGGCGGCGGTGCTGAAGGCGGTACGGCGCAGTATTCCGACCGTTCGCTAAACATCAACCAGACAGCGCAAAGCATTCTGGATGCCAACGATCCGCCGATCCGCATGCTGTGGGTGGCCTGTAAGAATCCTTTTTCGCAGGATTTTGACCGCAGCAAAATGGAAGAGGCCTTTGCCAAACTGGAAATGGTGGTCTGTGCTGAACAATTCTTCAACGAAACGGTCCAGCACGCAGATATCGTGTTGCCGGTAACGACCGCCTTTGAAGAGTGGAACGTCGACGCGTCTTACTGGCATTACTGGCTGTCAATCAACCAGCCGGCCATTAAACCCATGTACGAAGCAAAATGCGACCTGGAAATCGCTACCCTGCTTTCGCGCAGCATCAATGCGCTGGAACCGGGTTCCTGTACTTTCCCACAGGAATTCGATCACAAACGCTGGCTGGATCAGGAGTTCAACGATGGGATGGCGAAAATGTTCGGCATTTCGTCATGGGACGATCTGCTGGACGGCCCGAAAAAGGCCATTATGCCCAGCACAGCGGCCTGGTACGATCGCAAATTCAAAACTCCGTCGGGTAAATACGAGTTTAAATCCGAGCTGTGCGAGAAAAATGGTCATACCGCGCTACCGGAATACAAACCCGAAGCGCAAAGCAGCCTGCCTTTCCACCTGTTCACACCACACGTCCAGTTCGGGCTGCACTCGCAGTTTATTAACCTCGACTGGATGCAGGTGTTCTATCCGGAACCGTTCGTCTATATGCACCCGGCCTCCGCAAAGAAAAAAGCGATTGCCGAAGGCGACCTGGTCAAAGTCTTTAATGACACCGGCGACGTAGAACTGCGCGTTAAAGTTACGACCAACGTACCGGAAGATTTCCTGGTGATGTACGAATCCTGGTTCCCGAAACGCAAATATAACGTGCAGAACGTGGTGGCGGATACGCCTGCCGATATGGGCCTGATGAAAACCGGGGCGCCCGGCGCGGCCATTCACAGCCAGTTTGCTGATATCGTTTTGATCCGTAAGGGAGAATCTGCCGCATGA
- the hypA gene encoding hydrogenase maturation nickel metallochaperone HypA: MHELTLALNIVQILEEQARSRQFNRVKQVWIDIGALSCVEETSLRFGLLSATRNTLAEGALFHLVTVAARGWCHGCCQAFETRQHVANCPVCHSAQIQHERADALHIRELEVE; the protein is encoded by the coding sequence ATGCATGAGCTGACGCTGGCGCTCAATATTGTTCAGATACTCGAAGAACAGGCCCGGAGCCGACAATTTAACCGGGTAAAACAAGTCTGGATCGATATTGGCGCATTGAGCTGCGTAGAAGAAACGTCGTTACGCTTTGGCCTGCTCAGTGCCACACGCAATACGCTGGCTGAAGGCGCACTGTTTCATCTCGTCACCGTTGCGGCTCGCGGCTGGTGCCATGGTTGCTGTCAGGCATTTGAAACTCGCCAGCACGTAGCGAATTGTCCGGTGTGCCACTCTGCGCAAATTCAGCATGAACGGGCTGATGCGCTACACATCCGCGAACTGGAAGTTGAATAA
- the hybO gene encoding hydrogenase 2 small subunit translates to MSERENTFFNEGVSRRGFITLCTALAASLGLSGKASAQIAGALTSPSRPPVIWIGAQECTGCTESLLRATHPTVENLVLDVISLEYHEVLSAAFGQQAEENKHNAIERYKGQYVLVVDGSIPLKDGGIYCMVAGKPIAEHIREVAANASHVIAIGSCAAWGGVPASGCNPTGAVSLQDVIPDIPVINIPGCPPNPHNFLATVAHLIAFNRAPKLDDKRRPTFAYGRLIHENCERRPHFDAGRFARAFGDEGHRQGWCLYHLGCKGPETWGNCSTLEFCDVGGGIWPVGIGHPCYGCNEKNIGFTKGIAQLANVSQPTPRAQVPDVQRTEGGAISLSASGLLGAVVGVVGGVSVMAVKQLGHSRTADKKDADTEDQS, encoded by the coding sequence ATGAGTGAACGAGAGAATACGTTCTTTAACGAGGGCGTAAGCCGTCGTGGTTTTATTACGCTCTGCACCGCGCTGGCGGCGTCGCTGGGGTTAAGTGGTAAAGCTTCCGCGCAGATTGCCGGGGCGCTGACGTCCCCTTCCCGACCGCCGGTGATCTGGATTGGCGCGCAGGAGTGTACCGGCTGCACTGAATCGTTGCTGCGGGCGACGCACCCGACCGTGGAAAACCTGGTGCTCGACGTGATCTCGCTGGAGTACCACGAAGTGCTCTCTGCCGCCTTTGGCCAGCAGGCGGAAGAGAATAAACATAACGCCATCGAACGCTATAAAGGCCAGTATGTGCTGGTGGTCGACGGCTCAATCCCGCTGAAAGATGGCGGGATCTACTGCATGGTCGCCGGGAAGCCGATCGCTGAACATATCCGCGAGGTTGCCGCCAACGCCAGTCACGTCATCGCCATCGGCTCCTGCGCCGCGTGGGGCGGCGTGCCGGCCTCCGGCTGCAATCCCACTGGCGCGGTGTCACTTCAGGACGTCATCCCGGATATCCCGGTGATCAACATTCCCGGCTGTCCGCCAAACCCGCACAACTTCCTTGCCACCGTTGCACACCTGATCGCCTTTAACCGTGCGCCGAAACTGGACGATAAACGTCGCCCCACTTTCGCCTATGGCCGTCTGATCCATGAAAACTGCGAACGCCGTCCGCATTTTGACGCCGGTCGCTTTGCCAGAGCGTTTGGCGATGAGGGCCACCGTCAGGGCTGGTGCCTGTATCACCTCGGCTGTAAGGGGCCGGAGACCTGGGGCAACTGTTCCACGCTGGAATTCTGCGACGTCGGCGGCGGCATCTGGCCGGTGGGTATCGGACACCCCTGCTACGGCTGTAATGAGAAAAATATTGGTTTTACCAAAGGTATTGCGCAACTGGCTAACGTCAGCCAGCCGACGCCGCGTGCGCAAGTGCCGGATGTCCAGCGCACGGAAGGCGGTGCCATTTCCCTGAGCGCTTCCGGCCTGCTGGGGGCGGTCGTCGGCGTAGTGGGCGGCGTCAGCGTGATGGCGGTGAAGCAACTCGGACACTCCCGGACGGCGGATAAGAAAGACGCAGACACGGAGGACCAGTCTTGA
- the hybA gene encoding hydrogenase 2 operon protein HybA has product MNRRHFFKVASGGLLLAGIAPTVSAAETSRQTAPDAVGMLFDSTLCVGCQSCVTKCQQINTPGLADYHPDDNSANNDTSSVNDKLSARTNNIIQIWRSGNGEHKNQLQDGYAFIKKQCMHCVDPNCVSACPVSALQKNATTGIVEYNPDACTGCRYCMVACPYNVPKYDYSDPFGAIHKCELCNQKGVERLDKGQLPGCTEVCPTGAVIFGRRDALLKEAKARLALKPGSRYDYPRQQVGSKDTYSQTVAQYQSSVYGEIEGGGTQVLILSAIPFQAFGLPALGPQSTGSRAEHVQHTLYKGMMLPAAALAGITWLVHRNNKHHDAAQSEEENSHE; this is encoded by the coding sequence TTGAACAGACGTCATTTCTTTAAAGTCGCCTCCGGCGGGCTGCTGCTGGCCGGGATCGCCCCGACGGTGAGCGCCGCAGAAACATCGCGTCAGACGGCCCCAGATGCGGTGGGCATGCTGTTCGATTCCACCCTCTGCGTAGGCTGCCAGTCCTGCGTGACAAAATGTCAGCAAATCAACACCCCCGGCCTCGCGGACTATCATCCCGATGACAATAGCGCGAATAACGACACCTCATCGGTTAACGACAAGCTCAGCGCCCGCACCAATAACATTATCCAGATCTGGCGTAGCGGTAACGGCGAGCACAAAAACCAGCTTCAGGACGGCTACGCCTTTATCAAAAAACAGTGCATGCACTGCGTCGATCCGAACTGCGTCTCCGCCTGTCCGGTCTCGGCGCTGCAAAAAAACGCGACTACCGGCATCGTTGAGTATAACCCCGACGCCTGCACCGGCTGCCGCTACTGCATGGTCGCCTGCCCGTATAACGTACCGAAATATGATTACAGCGACCCGTTCGGCGCAATCCATAAATGTGAGCTGTGTAACCAGAAAGGCGTGGAACGGCTGGATAAAGGCCAGTTACCCGGCTGCACCGAGGTCTGCCCTACCGGGGCGGTAATTTTTGGCCGCCGGGACGCGCTACTGAAAGAGGCGAAGGCGCGTCTGGCGTTGAAACCCGGCTCACGCTATGACTATCCGCGTCAGCAGGTCGGCAGCAAGGACACGTATTCACAGACCGTTGCGCAGTATCAATCCTCGGTGTATGGCGAAATCGAAGGCGGCGGCACCCAGGTGCTGATCCTCTCGGCGATCCCTTTTCAGGCGTTTGGTCTGCCCGCGCTGGGACCACAATCTACCGGCTCTCGCGCCGAGCACGTCCAGCATACCTTGTATAAAGGCATGATGCTTCCGGCAGCGGCGCTGGCGGGGATCACCTGGCTGGTCCACCGCAACAACAAACATCACGACGCCGCTCAGTCTGAAGAGGAGAACTCCCATGAGTGA
- the hybC gene encoding hydrogenase 2 large subunit, producing MSQRITIDPVTRIEGHLRIDCEIEGGKVVKAWSSGTMWRGMEEIVKGQDPRDAWIIVQRICGVCTTIHAIASVRAVENALQMEIPLNAQYIRNLILSAHQIHDHIVHFYQLSALDWVDITAALKANPAKAEAILKSVSSWPLNSAAEFTRVQQKIQALVDSGQLGIFANGYQGHPEMKLSPEVNLIAVAHYLQALECQRDANRIVAILGGKTPHIQNLAVGGVANPINTDAPGVLNLERLMYVKSFIDKLSDFIEQVYKVDAAIFAASYPDWMKLGKAADYYLAVPDMPVSRKGDVFRIPGGYMKGVDFATFQPIASHVDPFLINGIEESGKHAWYKDNDPQKPWQGTTIPDFTGWQEEGKYSWVKAPTFYGKTVEVGPLAWLLCGLASKHAGTVAHYDSIAAQYQALTGNALTHDALQSTWGRILGRAVRTSVLCDELQAQYQLLVDNIAKGDTETFIKPVFPDGEIRGVGFEEASRGMLSHWIVIKDGKIANYQAVVPSTWNAGPRNFNDEPGPYERALIGTPVTDAQKPLEVVRTVHSFDPCMSCAVHMVDLRGKTLSKVKIL from the coding sequence ATGAGTCAACGTATCACCATTGATCCTGTAACGCGTATTGAAGGTCATCTGCGGATCGACTGTGAAATTGAAGGTGGCAAAGTGGTGAAAGCCTGGTCGTCCGGCACCATGTGGCGCGGGATGGAAGAGATCGTCAAAGGCCAGGATCCGCGCGACGCGTGGATTATCGTCCAGCGCATTTGCGGCGTCTGCACCACTATTCACGCCATCGCCTCGGTGCGCGCGGTGGAGAATGCGCTCCAGATGGAGATCCCGCTGAACGCGCAGTATATCCGTAACCTGATCCTCTCCGCACATCAGATCCACGATCATATCGTGCACTTTTACCAGCTTTCCGCCCTCGACTGGGTGGATATCACCGCGGCCCTGAAGGCCAATCCGGCCAAAGCGGAAGCGATACTGAAAAGCGTCTCCAGTTGGCCGCTGAACAGCGCCGCCGAATTTACCCGTGTACAGCAGAAAATTCAGGCGCTGGTGGACAGCGGACAACTGGGGATTTTCGCTAACGGCTATCAGGGCCACCCGGAAATGAAACTGTCGCCGGAAGTGAACCTGATTGCGGTAGCCCACTATTTACAGGCGCTGGAGTGCCAGCGCGATGCTAACCGCATTGTGGCGATCCTCGGCGGCAAAACGCCGCATATTCAGAACCTCGCCGTCGGCGGCGTGGCAAACCCGATTAATACCGATGCCCCCGGCGTCCTCAACCTTGAACGCCTGATGTACGTGAAGTCGTTTATCGACAAACTCAGCGATTTTATTGAGCAGGTCTATAAAGTGGACGCGGCAATTTTCGCCGCCAGCTACCCTGACTGGATGAAACTGGGCAAGGCGGCAGACTATTACCTGGCCGTACCGGATATGCCGGTCAGCCGTAAAGGTGACGTTTTCCGCATTCCCGGCGGTTATATGAAAGGCGTGGATTTCGCCACTTTCCAGCCAATCGCCTCACATGTCGATCCATTCCTGATCAATGGCATTGAAGAGAGCGGAAAGCACGCCTGGTATAAAGACAATGATCCGCAGAAACCGTGGCAGGGCACCACCATTCCTGATTTCACCGGCTGGCAGGAAGAAGGTAAATATTCATGGGTGAAAGCGCCAACCTTCTACGGCAAAACGGTGGAAGTCGGCCCGCTGGCCTGGCTGCTGTGCGGCCTGGCCTCGAAACATGCCGGAACCGTCGCGCACTATGACAGCATCGCCGCGCAGTACCAGGCGCTGACGGGCAACGCATTAACGCACGATGCGTTGCAGTCGACGTGGGGCCGCATTCTGGGCCGCGCGGTACGGACTTCAGTCCTGTGTGATGAACTTCAGGCACAATATCAGCTGCTGGTGGATAACATCGCCAAAGGCGACACGGAAACCTTTATCAAGCCGGTATTCCCGGATGGCGAGATCCGCGGCGTCGGTTTTGAAGAAGCGTCTCGTGGCATGTTGTCGCACTGGATCGTCATTAAGGACGGCAAAATTGCCAACTATCAGGCGGTAGTACCGTCGACCTGGAACGCCGGGCCGCGCAACTTCAACGACGAACCGGGGCCGTACGAGCGCGCGCTGATTGGTACGCCGGTCACCGACGCGCAAAAACCGCTGGAAGTGGTGCGTACCGTTCACTCATTTGACCCGTGCATGTCCTGCGCGGTTCATATGGTTGATTTACGCGGCAAGACGCTGAGTAAGGTGAAAATTCTGTAA
- a CDS encoding DmsC/YnfH family molybdoenzyme membrane anchor subunit, translating into MEKYELPLVIFTVLSQTSVGMALILTWRTVKGDIEGNRLHWLLTGLVLGVASIAAVLHLAHPLFAYNALRNLQHAWLSREILGATLYGAAIGVTFLAKGHKVPALIASLLGIALVAIQGMTYAAPAMMAIANGMTMLFFFLTVWVMGSAAIPLLRLKALVPSLRQGILMFIIAMIAAPLVWTSGGTIMKMTADSWLTSPLYLASLVCFIAAFITTRKAVAMPKSTLLLMLVAVLLSRLTFFGDTLSSIVNIGHLY; encoded by the coding sequence ATGGAAAAGTACGAATTACCGCTGGTGATCTTTACCGTGTTGAGCCAGACCTCAGTCGGTATGGCCCTGATCCTGACCTGGCGGACCGTCAAAGGTGACATTGAGGGAAATCGCCTTCACTGGCTGCTCACCGGGCTGGTGCTGGGCGTGGCCTCTATTGCGGCAGTGCTGCACCTCGCCCATCCCCTGTTTGCGTACAACGCGCTGCGTAACCTGCAACACGCCTGGCTGAGCCGCGAAATCCTCGGTGCGACGCTGTACGGTGCTGCCATCGGTGTGACGTTCCTGGCGAAGGGACATAAAGTCCCCGCGCTGATCGCCTCGCTACTGGGCATCGCATTAGTGGCGATACAGGGGATGACCTACGCCGCTCCGGCGATGATGGCCATCGCTAACGGTATGACCATGCTGTTCTTTTTCCTCACCGTCTGGGTGATGGGTAGCGCCGCCATTCCGCTGCTGCGCCTGAAGGCGCTGGTGCCATCGCTGCGCCAGGGTATTCTGATGTTCATTATCGCGATGATTGCCGCTCCGTTAGTCTGGACCAGCGGCGGCACCATCATGAAAATGACTGCCGACAGCTGGCTGACCTCACCGCTGTACCTCGCAAGCCTGGTGTGCTTTATCGCCGCGTTTATCACGACGCGCAAAGCGGTGGCGATGCCAAAAAGCACGCTGCTATTGATGCTGGTCGCCGTGCTCCTCAGCCGGTTGACTTTCTTTGGCGATACCCTGAGTTCCATCGTGAATATCGGTCATCTGTATTAA
- the hybB gene encoding Ni/Fe-hydrogenase cytochrome b subunit: MSDHSHVLRPLGGKLFTRAVYLFAPFAAICGLLIIKRLVMGMGDVTALNGGYPWGVWISFDLLVGTGFACGGWAMAWAVYVFNRGDYHDLVRPALLASLFGYGLGGLSITIDLGRYWNVPHFLMPGYFNTNSVLFETAACMTVYIGIMSLELLPALLERLGWHVPLRALNRAMFIFISIGALLPCMHQSSMGSLMMIAGYKVYPLWQSYEFLPLFSLLTAFLMGFSIVIFEGSILKASATFTTDETPLFSKLSQVIKALLWIFILLRVGEILWRGKVGLVLAGNGYSWLFIIELALFIIPLTILHCGPLRRSPRALFLCALSVLLGAAMWRIDYSLVAFDPGNGYHYFPTASELLISIGFVAIEVVAYILLIRLLPILPAKAATVEVKP, translated from the coding sequence ATGAGTGATCATAGCCATGTGCTTCGTCCGCTGGGCGGGAAGCTGTTTACCCGCGCCGTTTACCTGTTCGCGCCGTTTGCGGCGATCTGCGGCCTGCTGATTATTAAACGTCTGGTGATGGGGATGGGCGATGTCACGGCGTTGAACGGCGGCTATCCCTGGGGCGTGTGGATCTCCTTTGATTTGCTGGTGGGCACCGGCTTCGCCTGCGGCGGCTGGGCAATGGCGTGGGCGGTGTATGTGTTTAACCGCGGCGATTATCACGATCTGGTGCGCCCGGCCCTGCTCGCCAGCCTGTTCGGCTACGGTCTTGGCGGGCTGTCGATTACTATCGATTTGGGACGTTACTGGAACGTGCCGCACTTCCTGATGCCCGGCTACTTCAATACCAACTCGGTGCTGTTTGAAACCGCCGCCTGTATGACGGTCTATATCGGCATTATGTCGCTGGAACTCCTGCCCGCGCTGCTGGAACGTCTGGGCTGGCACGTTCCTTTGCGCGCCCTGAACCGCGCGATGTTTATTTTCATCAGTATCGGCGCGCTGCTGCCGTGTATGCACCAGTCGTCGATGGGCTCGCTGATGATGATTGCCGGATATAAGGTTTATCCACTCTGGCAAAGCTATGAGTTTCTGCCGCTGTTTTCTCTGCTGACCGCTTTTCTGATGGGCTTTTCAATCGTCATTTTTGAAGGTTCGATACTGAAAGCCAGCGCGACGTTTACCACCGATGAAACGCCGCTATTCAGCAAGCTCAGCCAGGTGATTAAAGCGCTACTGTGGATTTTCATCCTGCTGCGCGTGGGCGAGATACTCTGGCGCGGTAAGGTCGGGTTAGTGCTGGCGGGGAACGGCTATTCCTGGCTGTTTATCATTGAGCTGGCGCTGTTCATTATTCCGCTGACCATCCTGCATTGCGGCCCACTCCGCCGCAGCCCGCGAGCGCTGTTTCTGTGCGCGCTCTCCGTGCTGCTCGGCGCGGCGATGTGGCGTATCGATTATTCCCTCGTCGCGTTTGATCCGGGCAATGGCTACCACTATTTTCCGACCGCCAGTGAACTGCTGATCTCCATCGGCTTTGTGGCGATTGAAGTCGTCGCTTACATCCTGCTTATTCGTCTGCTGCCGATTTTACCGGCCAAAGCAGCTACTGTTGAGGTAAAACCATGA
- a CDS encoding 4Fe-4S dicluster domain-containing protein: protein MRRAFLVNSDKCIGCRGCAMACKSFNHLEPERFWRYVYPLDKAIFPHEERAFYSLACNHCENPACVEACPVGAYHRREDGIVVHQQELCIGCKNCIRSCPYGAPHFNEELKKSEKCSMCYERQDIGMNPACVDACPVGALTIIDLESNDLPTNVVQYPPGYPQMPKLNPGTRFILAHEPKQPGDK, encoded by the coding sequence ATGAGACGCGCATTTTTAGTTAACAGTGATAAATGCATCGGCTGCCGTGGCTGCGCGATGGCGTGCAAAAGCTTTAACCATCTGGAGCCAGAGCGTTTCTGGCGCTACGTCTATCCGCTGGATAAAGCGATCTTTCCACATGAAGAGCGCGCGTTTTACTCGCTTGCCTGCAACCACTGCGAAAATCCGGCCTGTGTCGAAGCCTGCCCGGTCGGTGCCTACCATCGCCGCGAAGACGGCATTGTGGTGCATCAGCAGGAGCTGTGCATCGGCTGTAAAAACTGCATTCGCAGCTGCCCCTACGGTGCGCCACACTTCAACGAAGAGCTGAAGAAAAGTGAAAAATGCAGCATGTGCTACGAACGTCAGGACATCGGCATGAACCCGGCCTGCGTCGATGCCTGCCCGGTTGGCGCGCTGACCATCATCGATCTGGAAAGCAACGATCTGCCGACTAACGTCGTGCAATATCCGCCGGGATACCCGCAGATGCCGAAACTCAATCCAGGCACGCGTTTCATTCTGGCGCACGAGCCAAAACAGCCGGGAGACAAATAA